A genomic segment from Pseudoxanthomonas sp. CF385 encodes:
- a CDS encoding GNAT family N-acetyltransferase, producing the protein MSLDAMDLRLDDLRHPAVIALLKEHLDWMHRISPPESVHALDLDALRRPDITFWTLWDGEALAGCGALRELAQGQGEVKSMRTAQTHLRRGVAARMLGHILAEARRRGYARLSLETGSMDYFAPARALYARAGFRVCGPFGDYVDDPNSVFMTRTL; encoded by the coding sequence ATGAGCCTGGACGCCATGGACCTCCGCCTCGACGACCTCCGCCATCCCGCCGTGATCGCGCTGCTGAAGGAACACCTGGACTGGATGCATCGCATCTCGCCGCCCGAAAGCGTGCATGCGCTCGATCTGGACGCGCTGCGACGCCCCGACATCACCTTCTGGACGCTCTGGGACGGCGAAGCGCTGGCGGGCTGCGGTGCGCTGCGCGAACTGGCGCAAGGGCAGGGCGAAGTGAAGTCGATGCGCACGGCGCAGACACACCTGCGGCGTGGGGTAGCGGCGCGGATGCTTGGGCACATCCTGGCCGAGGCGCGCCGACGCGGATACGCGCGCCTCAGTCTCGAGACCGGCTCGATGGACTACTTCGCGCCGGCGCGCGCGCTGTACGCACGTGCCGGCTTCCGTGTCTGCGGGCCGTTCGGCGATTACGTGGACGACCCGAACAGCGTCTTCATGACCCGCACGTTGTAA
- the thrA gene encoding bifunctional aspartate kinase/homoserine dehydrogenase I produces MSSRSAEVEHAKPRTVVHKFGGTSVADAERYRHVAKLLLARDEEVQVTVVSAMKGVTDALIELCELAAANRPEWHESWHALRARHRGAAVALLGEEAGPVIEWVDERFQRLEEILNALIVIGGLPEVVLQRVQGLGEVCSARLLGEYLKLQGEDCAVLDARDVLRVDHGELGVVVDWEDSAQRLATWRAAHPERRVVVTGFVARDREGRFTTLGRNGSDYSGAIFAALYDAAELHIWTDVDGVLSADPRVVPEAVQLGALSYDEACELAYFGAKVVHPQTMSPAMERGLPIIIRNTFHPEHPGTRITAERDAVGPVKGLTLSADLALLNLEGTGLIGVPGTAERVFAALRNAHVSVVMISQGSSEHSICCVVKASEAAKGQAALLDAFAHELDTRQIQRVQRRDGVSVLAAVGDGMAGTPGVSARLFGALGRAQVNILAIAQGSSERNISVAINSGDATKALRAAHAGFWLSPQTFAIGVIGPGNVGAALIEQLRAAQPQLLAKANLDLRLRAVASSRRMLLDERSLGDDWRARFDASAQATDLDRFTQHLLSAHMPHAVIVDCSASPVVADRYAEWLAAGIHVVTPNKQAGAGALERYHAIREAASASGARFRYEATVGAGLPVISTLRDLLDTGDVVVSVEGIFSGTLAWLFNKYDGSVPFSQLVTEARGLGYTEPDPRDDLSGTDVARKLVILAREAGRELALDDVQVESLVPESLRQASVDDFMARLGEVDAAFAERLAHARADGNVLRYVARLDAEGRARVGLVELPAAHAFANLRLTDNIVQFTTRRYCDNPLIVQGPGAGPEVTAAGVFADVLRVAAGQGAKL; encoded by the coding sequence ATGTCGTCCCGCAGCGCCGAAGTCGAACACGCCAAACCCCGCACCGTCGTCCACAAGTTTGGCGGCACGTCCGTCGCCGATGCCGAACGCTATCGGCATGTCGCCAAGCTGCTGCTGGCACGCGACGAGGAGGTGCAGGTCACGGTCGTGTCGGCCATGAAGGGCGTCACCGATGCGCTGATCGAATTGTGCGAACTGGCCGCCGCCAACCGCCCGGAGTGGCACGAAAGCTGGCATGCCCTGCGCGCGCGGCATCGCGGCGCGGCGGTGGCGTTGCTGGGCGAAGAGGCCGGGCCGGTGATCGAATGGGTCGACGAGCGCTTCCAGCGGCTGGAGGAGATCCTCAACGCGCTGATCGTCATCGGTGGTCTGCCGGAAGTGGTGCTGCAGCGCGTGCAGGGGCTGGGCGAAGTCTGTTCGGCGCGCCTGCTGGGTGAGTACCTGAAGCTGCAGGGCGAAGATTGCGCCGTGCTGGACGCCCGCGACGTGCTCCGCGTCGACCACGGTGAACTCGGCGTGGTGGTCGACTGGGAAGACAGCGCGCAGCGCCTCGCGACGTGGCGTGCCGCGCACCCAGAGCGCCGCGTGGTGGTCACCGGTTTCGTCGCGCGCGACCGCGAAGGCCGCTTCACGACACTGGGCCGCAACGGCAGCGACTACTCCGGCGCCATCTTCGCCGCCCTGTACGACGCAGCCGAACTGCATATCTGGACCGACGTGGATGGCGTGCTGTCGGCCGACCCGCGGGTGGTGCCGGAGGCCGTGCAACTCGGTGCCCTGAGCTACGACGAAGCCTGCGAACTTGCCTACTTCGGTGCCAAGGTCGTGCATCCGCAGACCATGTCGCCGGCGATGGAGCGGGGGTTGCCCATCATCATCCGCAACACCTTCCACCCGGAACACCCGGGCACGCGCATCACCGCCGAGCGCGACGCCGTCGGCCCGGTGAAGGGACTGACGCTGAGCGCCGACCTGGCCCTGCTGAACCTCGAAGGCACTGGCCTGATCGGGGTACCCGGTACGGCCGAGCGCGTGTTCGCCGCGTTGCGCAATGCGCACGTGTCGGTGGTGATGATTTCGCAAGGGTCGTCCGAGCATTCGATCTGCTGCGTGGTCAAGGCCAGCGAAGCGGCGAAGGGACAGGCTGCGCTGCTGGACGCGTTCGCCCACGAACTCGATACCCGCCAGATCCAGCGCGTCCAGCGCCGCGACGGCGTCAGCGTATTGGCCGCGGTCGGCGACGGCATGGCCGGCACGCCGGGCGTATCGGCGCGCCTGTTCGGCGCGCTGGGCCGTGCGCAGGTGAACATCCTGGCGATCGCCCAGGGCTCGTCGGAGCGGAACATCTCGGTGGCTATCAACAGTGGCGATGCGACCAAGGCCCTGCGTGCCGCGCACGCCGGGTTCTGGCTGTCGCCGCAGACGTTCGCGATCGGCGTGATCGGCCCGGGCAACGTGGGCGCGGCGCTGATCGAACAGCTGCGTGCGGCGCAACCGCAACTGCTGGCCAAGGCCAACCTCGACCTGCGCCTGCGCGCGGTCGCCTCGAGCCGCAGGATGCTGCTGGACGAGCGTTCGCTGGGTGACGACTGGCGCGCGCGCTTCGACGCCAGCGCGCAGGCCACCGATCTCGACCGCTTCACCCAGCACCTCTTGTCGGCGCACATGCCGCACGCAGTGATCGTGGACTGCAGCGCGAGCCCCGTCGTGGCGGACCGGTACGCCGAATGGCTCGCCGCCGGCATCCACGTGGTCACCCCGAACAAGCAGGCCGGTGCCGGCGCGCTCGAGCGCTACCACGCCATCCGCGAGGCCGCGTCGGCCAGCGGCGCGCGCTTCCGTTACGAGGCGACGGTCGGCGCTGGCTTGCCCGTCATTTCCACGCTGCGCGACCTGCTGGATACCGGCGATGTGGTGGTGTCGGTGGAAGGCATCTTCTCCGGCACGCTGGCCTGGCTGTTCAACAAATACGACGGCAGCGTGCCGTTCTCGCAACTGGTCACCGAGGCGCGCGGCCTGGGCTATACCGAGCCGGATCCCCGCGACGACCTGTCCGGCACGGACGTGGCCCGCAAGCTGGTGATCCTGGCCCGCGAAGCCGGCCGCGAACTCGCCCTGGACGATGTGCAGGTGGAAAGTCTGGTGCCGGAATCCTTGCGGCAGGCCAGCGTGGACGATTTCATGGCGCGCCTGGGCGAAGTGGACGCGGCCTTCGCTGAGCGTTTGGCGCATGCGCGCGCGGACGGCAACGTGCTGCGTTACGTGGCCCGATTGGATGCTGAAGGCCGGGCCCGCGTCGGCCTGGTGGAACTGCCCGCGGCGCACGCCTTCGCCAACCTGCGCCTGACCGACAACATCGTCCAGTTCACCACCCGGCGTTACTGCGACAATCCGCTGATCGTGCAGGGCCCGGGCGCCGGGCCGGAAGTGACCGCCGCCGGCGTGTTCGCCGACGTGCTGCGCGTGGCGGCCGGGCAGGGCGCGAAGCTGTGA
- a CDS encoding homoserine kinase: MRQQASAFSPASVGNVGVGFDILGHVIEGAGDTVTVRRIDAPEVRIASISGATVDLPLDAPGNTAGAALISLREALGLPFGFEVEIEKGIPLGSGMGGSAASCVAALVAANALLDAPLPREQLYPHALVGEAVASGGKHGDNLGPMLLGGLVLATAEHLVRIPVPEAWHSVLVHPDAILETRRARAALQGDYALKDFVAQSANLALVLAGCHAGDASLVRAGLQDILVEPRRAPLIVGFDAAKQAALEAGAMGASISGAGPSVFAWFESRAEAEAAAPAVQAAFAAAGFDSQAWVSPINATGAQLVSAS; the protein is encoded by the coding sequence ATGAGGCAGCAGGCAAGTGCGTTCTCACCGGCGTCGGTGGGCAACGTGGGCGTGGGGTTCGACATCCTGGGCCACGTGATCGAAGGAGCGGGCGATACGGTGACCGTGCGGCGCATCGACGCGCCGGAGGTGCGCATCGCGTCCATCAGCGGCGCCACCGTGGACCTGCCGCTGGATGCGCCGGGCAATACCGCGGGGGCGGCGCTGATCTCGCTGCGTGAAGCGCTCGGCCTGCCGTTCGGCTTCGAGGTGGAGATCGAGAAAGGCATTCCCCTGGGATCGGGCATGGGCGGCTCCGCCGCGTCCTGCGTAGCGGCGCTGGTCGCCGCGAATGCGCTGCTCGATGCGCCGCTGCCGCGCGAACAGTTGTATCCGCATGCGCTGGTGGGCGAGGCCGTCGCCAGCGGCGGCAAGCACGGCGACAACCTCGGCCCGATGCTGCTGGGCGGCCTGGTGCTCGCCACGGCCGAGCACCTGGTGCGCATTCCCGTGCCGGAGGCCTGGCACAGCGTGCTGGTGCATCCCGACGCGATTCTGGAAACGCGTCGCGCGCGCGCGGCGCTGCAGGGCGACTACGCGCTGAAGGATTTCGTCGCCCAGAGCGCGAACCTGGCCCTGGTGCTGGCCGGGTGCCATGCCGGCGATGCGTCGCTGGTCCGCGCGGGCTTGCAGGACATCCTGGTGGAGCCGCGCCGCGCGCCGTTGATCGTCGGCTTCGATGCCGCGAAACAGGCCGCGCTCGAGGCCGGCGCGATGGGCGCCAGCATTTCCGGCGCCGGCCCCAGCGTGTTCGCGTGGTTCGAATCGCGCGCCGAGGCCGAAGCGGCCGCGCCGGCCGTGCAGGCCGCGTTCGCCGCCGCCGGTTTCGACAGCCAGGCCTGGGTGTCGCCGATCAATGCCACGGGCGCGCAGCTCGTGTCCGCCTCCTGA
- the thrC gene encoding threonine synthase, with protein sequence MNFISTRNAAPAATLSQAIAAGLAPDGGLYVPEALPAPRELAPGRDIAETAATLLAPFFVDDGLEGELAAICREAFDFPAPLRALGTPGDHVLELFHGPTAAFKDFGARFLAASMARLRRSEAKPLTILVATSGDTGAAVAAAFHRQPGLRVIVLYPDGRVSPRQAHQLGCFGDNITALRVAGSFDDCQALVKRALNHVDLQAQAPLSSANSISLGRLLPQMSYYAHAALTHRAATGRSLNLVVPTGNLGNALAAILARALGVPLGRIALATNANPVLPDFFAGNDYAPAASVPTLANAMDVGAPSNFERLRWLYAGDDAALRAGFTATRVDDATIREAIARRYRDHGEMHCPHTATAIKVLEDLRAKGEAGDWAVAATAHPAKFESVVEPLIGRTVEVPPALADLLARPAHAAPVPNAYAALRDAVLAGV encoded by the coding sequence ATGAATTTCATCTCGACCCGCAACGCCGCGCCTGCCGCCACCCTCAGCCAGGCCATCGCCGCCGGATTGGCGCCCGACGGCGGCCTGTATGTGCCCGAAGCGTTGCCCGCGCCGCGCGAGCTCGCGCCGGGCCGCGACATCGCCGAGACCGCGGCGACGCTGTTGGCCCCGTTCTTCGTCGATGACGGGCTGGAAGGCGAACTGGCGGCGATCTGCCGCGAAGCCTTCGATTTCCCCGCACCGCTGCGTGCGCTCGGCACGCCGGGCGACCATGTGCTCGAGCTGTTCCATGGGCCGACCGCCGCCTTCAAGGATTTCGGCGCGCGCTTCCTGGCGGCCAGCATGGCGCGGCTGCGTCGCAGCGAAGCCAAGCCGCTGACGATCCTGGTGGCGACCTCGGGCGATACCGGAGCGGCGGTCGCAGCGGCATTCCACCGTCAGCCGGGTCTGCGCGTGATCGTGCTGTATCCCGATGGCCGCGTGTCGCCGCGACAGGCGCACCAGTTGGGATGCTTCGGCGACAACATCACCGCGCTGCGGGTAGCCGGGTCGTTCGACGACTGCCAGGCGCTCGTGAAGCGCGCGCTCAACCACGTCGACCTGCAGGCGCAGGCGCCGCTCAGTTCCGCCAACAGCATCAGCTTGGGTCGCCTGCTGCCGCAGATGAGCTACTACGCCCACGCGGCACTGACCCACCGCGCGGCCACCGGCCGGTCGTTGAACCTGGTCGTTCCGACCGGCAACCTCGGCAATGCGCTCGCCGCGATCCTGGCACGCGCGCTGGGCGTACCGCTGGGCCGCATCGCGCTGGCGACCAACGCCAACCCGGTGCTGCCGGACTTCTTCGCCGGCAACGACTACGCGCCCGCCGCCAGCGTGCCGACCCTGGCCAATGCGATGGACGTAGGGGCGCCGAGCAATTTCGAACGCCTGCGTTGGTTGTATGCCGGCGACGATGCGGCGCTGCGTGCGGGGTTCACCGCCACGCGCGTCGACGACGCCACCATCCGCGAGGCGATCGCGCGGCGCTACCGCGACCACGGCGAGATGCATTGCCCGCACACCGCCACCGCGATAAAGGTGCTGGAAGACCTGCGTGCAAAGGGCGAGGCCGGCGACTGGGCCGTGGCCGCCACCGCGCATCCGGCCAAGTTCGAGAGCGTCGTGGAGCCGCTGATCGGGCGCACGGTGGAGGTGCCGCCCGCGTTGGCCGACCTGCTGGCCCGGCCCGCCCACGCCGCGCCGGTGCCCAACGCGTACGCGGCGCTGCGCGATGCGGTGCTGGCCGGCGTGTAA
- a CDS encoding L,D-transpeptidase, giving the protein MPRPLTLLAFACLLAFAVPAWAQTKPATATAVSTPDVRALKPGEFLWYPQIAPDGPVVLVVSLDEQRAYVYRNGIAIGVSTISSGKEGKETPTGVFTILQKNKDHRSNLYNNAPMPFMQRLTWDGIALHGGSLPGYPASHGCVRLPQAFAEKLFGITRFGDSVVVANAKASPASIVHPAVLAPVTSGGQAAHPSLSAYEVYWNEAASPEGPVSILVSLYDQRVSVLRNGVLIGSAPLQMVQDFALNGTVLLVMTTETEDIPSLLDPRQKEYRWVAHRVLGAADAPMPPLRRLGESFWIPQDFARRLYGILTPGTTVLLSDLPGVHATPAEQAPVPVLESDEAAPTTAVR; this is encoded by the coding sequence ATGCCCCGACCCCTGACGCTGCTCGCCTTCGCCTGCTTGCTGGCCTTCGCCGTGCCCGCATGGGCGCAGACGAAGCCCGCCACGGCCACCGCCGTCTCCACGCCCGATGTCCGTGCACTGAAGCCGGGCGAGTTCCTCTGGTATCCGCAGATCGCCCCGGATGGTCCGGTGGTGCTGGTCGTCAGCCTCGACGAGCAGCGCGCCTACGTGTACCGCAACGGCATCGCCATCGGCGTGTCGACGATCAGTTCGGGCAAGGAAGGCAAGGAAACACCGACCGGTGTCTTCACCATTCTGCAGAAGAACAAGGACCACCGGTCCAACCTCTACAACAACGCGCCGATGCCCTTCATGCAGCGGCTCACCTGGGACGGCATCGCCCTGCATGGCGGCAGCCTGCCCGGATATCCCGCTTCGCATGGTTGCGTGCGCCTGCCGCAGGCGTTCGCGGAAAAACTGTTCGGCATCACCCGCTTCGGCGACTCGGTGGTGGTGGCCAACGCCAAGGCCTCGCCGGCGAGCATCGTGCATCCGGCGGTGCTGGCGCCGGTGACGTCCGGCGGACAGGCCGCGCATCCGTCGCTGTCGGCGTACGAGGTCTACTGGAACGAAGCCGCCTCGCCCGAGGGGCCGGTGAGCATCCTCGTCAGCCTGTACGACCAGCGCGTCTCGGTGCTGCGCAATGGCGTGCTGATCGGTTCGGCGCCGCTGCAGATGGTCCAGGACTTCGCGCTGAACGGCACGGTGTTGTTGGTCATGACCACGGAAACGGAGGACATTCCCAGTCTTCTGGATCCGCGGCAGAAGGAATACCGCTGGGTCGCCCACCGCGTGCTGGGCGCGGCGGATGCGCCGATGCCGCCGTTGCGCCGGCTGGGCGAATCGTTCTGGATCCCGCAGGATTTCGCCCGCCGGCTGTACGGCATCCTGACCCCGGGTACCACCGTGCTGTTGTCGGACCTGCCGGGCGTTCATGCAACGCCGGCCGAACAGGCGCCCGTCCCGGTCTTGGAATCGGACGAGGCGGCCCCCACAACGGCCGTACGCTGA
- a CDS encoding murein L,D-transpeptidase catalytic domain family protein — MAAAPGDTTERLVDTLHRAAPALDRNVLSMAARAMACSIKRGGPVPSQRLSVIDYSRPSTQPRLWVFDLERQRLLFEEWVAHGRNTGENLARKFSNANGSYMSSLGAFVTQESYSGSNGYSLRLQGLEPGFNDNARERAIVIHGAPYVSDALIRAQGRLGRSLGCPAVRTAVARPLIDTIRGGSFVFAYYPDAEWLKRSSLLSVDCGEGVAAHPAAAGAGG; from the coding sequence ATGGCCGCCGCGCCGGGCGACACCACCGAACGCCTGGTCGATACGCTCCACCGTGCGGCCCCGGCACTGGACCGCAACGTGCTGTCGATGGCGGCACGCGCGATGGCCTGCTCGATCAAGCGCGGCGGGCCGGTGCCTTCGCAGCGGCTCAGCGTGATCGACTACTCGCGCCCGTCCACGCAGCCGCGGCTGTGGGTGTTCGACCTGGAGCGCCAGCGCCTGCTGTTCGAGGAGTGGGTGGCGCACGGCCGCAACACCGGCGAGAACCTCGCGCGGAAGTTCTCCAACGCCAATGGCAGCTACATGTCGAGCCTGGGCGCCTTCGTGACCCAGGAGTCGTACAGCGGGTCGAACGGCTATTCGCTGCGCCTGCAGGGCCTGGAACCGGGCTTCAACGACAATGCCCGCGAGCGCGCGATCGTCATCCACGGCGCGCCCTACGTGAGCGATGCGCTTATCCGCGCGCAGGGTCGCCTGGGCCGCAGCCTGGGCTGTCCTGCCGTGCGCACGGCGGTCGCGCGCCCGCTGATCGACACGATCCGCGGCGGCTCGTTCGTGTTCGCGTATTACCCGGACGCCGAATGGCTGAAGCGCTCGTCGTTGCTGAGCGTCGATTGCGGCGAGGGCGTGGCCGCGCACCCCGCGGCGGCGGGTGCAGGCGGCTGA
- a CDS encoding MBL fold metallo-hydrolase, which produces MAIPALHAQFDDATNTVSYVVWDAATRQAAIIDPVLDYDHRAGRAAYRSADALLGFVADQGLSVAWILETHAHADHLSAAPYLKEKTGAPIGIGEHITDVQRTFAPVFGMDDVSGDGREFDRLFRDGDAFPLGDLRVEVIHTPGHTPACVSYRIGDAVFVGDTLFMPDYGTARADFPGGDARTLYRSIQKLLALPGETRLYLCHDYKAPGRDHFAWETTVADEKARNVHVGGGVDEASFVAMREARDATLSAPVLLLPALQVNIRAGRLPDPEGNGRRYLKIPLKV; this is translated from the coding sequence ATGGCCATCCCCGCCCTGCACGCCCAGTTCGACGACGCGACCAACACCGTCAGCTACGTGGTCTGGGATGCGGCCACGCGCCAGGCCGCGATCATCGATCCGGTGCTCGACTACGACCATCGCGCCGGCCGCGCCGCTTACCGATCGGCGGACGCCTTGCTCGGCTTCGTCGCGGACCAGGGGCTGTCCGTCGCCTGGATCCTTGAAACGCATGCGCATGCCGATCACCTCAGCGCCGCGCCCTACCTGAAGGAAAAAACCGGCGCGCCCATCGGCATCGGCGAACACATCACCGACGTGCAGCGCACCTTCGCGCCGGTCTTCGGCATGGACGACGTCAGCGGCGACGGTCGCGAGTTCGACCGTCTGTTCCGCGACGGCGACGCGTTTCCGCTAGGCGATCTGCGGGTCGAGGTGATCCACACGCCCGGCCATACGCCAGCCTGCGTCTCTTACCGCATCGGCGATGCGGTGTTCGTCGGCGACACCCTGTTCATGCCGGACTACGGCACGGCGCGCGCGGACTTTCCCGGCGGCGACGCACGCACCCTGTACCGCTCGATCCAGAAGCTGCTTGCCTTGCCGGGCGAGACTCGGCTCTACCTGTGCCACGACTACAAGGCGCCCGGACGCGACCACTTCGCATGGGAAACCACGGTGGCCGACGAGAAGGCGCGCAACGTGCACGTCGGCGGCGGCGTGGACGAGGCCAGCTTCGTCGCCATGCGCGAAGCGCGCGATGCCACGCTGTCGGCGCCGGTGCTGTTGCTGCCCGCGCTGCAGGTGAATATCCGCGCCGGCCGCCTGCCGGACCCGGAAGGCAATGGGCGCCGGTACCTGAAGATCCCGCTCAAGGTCTGA
- a CDS encoding OsmC family protein — MSDTQRIRLTLEQEDDYAFRIRFDDTTIADLMTDESPPLGQGEGPNPTRLLLSAVANCLSASLLFALRKFKNTPGKLVTHATAELVRNEQGRLRVGHIHADIRLAEAGAAHASLERILAQFENFCVVTESVRHGIDVSVSITDRDGVQLHGTARTPDA, encoded by the coding sequence ATGAGCGACACCCAGCGCATCCGCCTGACCCTGGAGCAGGAGGACGACTACGCCTTCCGCATCCGGTTCGATGACACCACCATCGCCGATCTGATGACCGACGAATCACCGCCGCTGGGCCAGGGCGAAGGACCGAACCCGACGCGCCTGCTGCTGTCCGCCGTGGCCAATTGCCTGTCCGCCAGCCTGCTGTTCGCGTTGCGCAAGTTCAAGAACACGCCCGGCAAGCTGGTGACCCACGCCACCGCGGAACTGGTGCGCAACGAACAGGGCCGGCTGCGCGTGGGCCATATCCATGCCGACATCCGCCTGGCGGAGGCGGGCGCGGCGCACGCGTCGCTGGAGCGCATCCTGGCCCAGTTCGAGAACTTCTGCGTGGTGACGGAGAGCGTCCGCCACGGCATCGATGTCTCCGTGAGCATTACCGACCGTGACGGTGTGCAGCTGCACGGCACGGCGCGTACGCCCGATGCCTGA
- a CDS encoding LacI family DNA-binding transcriptional regulator: MAPIKGKATSLDIAHLAGVSQPTVSRALRGSPMVNEETRKRILAIAEQLNYKVDKNASNLRRQHSGTLALLFFEDPTPDESAINPFFLSMLGSITRACALRGYDLLISFQQLSNDWQADYEDSKKADGIILLGYGDYLESRSRLERLVEQGTHFVRWGAVQPDTPGVSIGCDNTQGGHDITAHLIAQGRRRIAFLGHASNHYPEFFERYLGHRQALEAAGLTADPLLQVDAITTEQSGHEAACELLARGEAFDAIFAASDLIAAGAMKALLERGLRVPEDVAVAGFDDIPLASFVNPGLSTVQQDTKRAGALLVETLLALINGEPAESQTIPVRLALRGSTAAK, from the coding sequence ATCGCGCCCATCAAGGGAAAGGCCACCTCGCTGGACATCGCCCATCTGGCGGGTGTGTCCCAGCCCACCGTGTCGCGCGCGCTGCGCGGCAGCCCGATGGTCAATGAGGAGACGCGCAAGCGCATCCTGGCGATCGCGGAGCAGCTGAACTACAAGGTCGACAAGAACGCCTCCAACCTGCGCCGGCAGCATTCGGGCACGCTGGCCCTGCTGTTCTTCGAGGACCCGACCCCGGACGAATCGGCGATCAATCCGTTCTTCCTGTCGATGCTGGGCAGCATCACCCGCGCGTGTGCGTTGCGCGGCTACGACCTGTTGATCTCGTTCCAGCAGCTGTCCAACGACTGGCAGGCGGATTACGAGGACAGCAAGAAGGCCGATGGCATCATCCTGCTCGGCTATGGCGACTACCTGGAATCGCGCAGCCGGCTGGAGCGCCTGGTGGAGCAGGGCACCCATTTCGTGCGCTGGGGCGCGGTGCAGCCGGATACGCCCGGCGTGTCGATCGGCTGCGACAACACCCAGGGCGGGCACGACATCACCGCGCACCTGATCGCGCAGGGCCGTCGCCGCATCGCGTTTCTCGGCCACGCGTCGAACCACTATCCGGAGTTCTTCGAGCGCTACCTCGGTCACCGCCAGGCACTGGAGGCCGCGGGCCTAACGGCCGATCCGTTGCTGCAGGTCGATGCGATCACCACCGAGCAATCCGGCCACGAAGCCGCCTGCGAACTGCTGGCCAGAGGCGAGGCCTTCGATGCGATCTTCGCCGCCAGCGACCTGATCGCCGCCGGCGCGATGAAGGCGCTGCTGGAGCGTGGCCTGCGCGTGCCGGAGGACGTCGCCGTCGCCGGCTTCGACGACATTCCGCTGGCCAGCTTCGTCAACCCTGGCCTGTCCACCGTGCAGCAGGACACCAAGCGCGCAGGCGCGCTGTTGGTGGAAACGCTGCTGGCGCTGATCAACGGCGAGCCTGCCGAGAGCCAGACGATCCCGGTCAGGTTGGCGCTGCGGGGATCCACCGCAGCGAAGTGA